The following are encoded in a window of Paenibacillaceae bacterium GAS479 genomic DNA:
- a CDS encoding Collagen triple helix repeat-containing protein — translation MKKIRVKKRFAPCNRTHFQFREKRCHKCKEKHCKCVVKQARRGARGATGATGAPGAPGVTGVTGVTGVTGVTGVTGLTGATGATGVTGLTGDPGVTGATGATGATGAAGGATGATGVTGVTGVTGATGATGVTGDTGVTGVTGGTGPTGVTGGTGATGVTGATGVTGVTGVTGDAGATGVTGDAGATGVTGGTGATGVTGATGVTGVTGVTGDAGATGVTGGTGATGVTGATGVTGATGATGVTGVTGATGATGATGVTGATGATGATGVTGATGATGATGVTGATGVTGATGVTGVTGVTGVTGVTGVTGVTGVTGVTGVTGVTGVTGVTGVTGVTGVTGVTGVTGVTGVTGVTGVTGVTGVTGVTGATGAPGEGLSSYAYIFNTGSQVVAVETDIIFDSNGNLNNITHTPNTSQIMINNAGDYAIYYIVTAVESNQFTLYQNGAPVGGSIYGSGAGTQPNPGMVIITAAANDILTLRNHSSAASVTLQTNAGGSQINANASILILKISS, via the coding sequence ATGAAGAAGATAAGAGTAAAAAAACGGTTTGCTCCTTGTAATCGCACGCATTTTCAATTTAGAGAAAAACGATGCCATAAGTGTAAGGAGAAGCATTGCAAGTGCGTTGTTAAACAGGCAAGGCGAGGAGCTAGGGGGGCGACAGGAGCGACAGGAGCACCAGGAGCACCAGGAGTAACTGGAGTAACTGGAGTAACTGGAGTAACTGGAGTAACTGGAGTAACAGGATTAACAGGAGCGACAGGAGCGACAGGAGTAACAGGATTAACAGGAGATCCCGGTGTGACAGGGGCAACAGGGGCAACAGGGGCAACAGGGGCAGCAGGAGGGGCAACAGGAGCGACAGGTGTCACAGGTGTCACAGGTGTGACAGGTGCAACAGGAGCAACCGGAGTAACAGGTGACACGGGTGTCACAGGAGTAACAGGTGGCACGGGACCAACCGGAGTAACAGGTGGCACGGGGGCAACTGGAGTCACGGGAGCCACGGGTGTCACAGGAGTAACGGGAGTCACTGGTGACGCAGGAGCAACGGGAGTAACAGGTGACGCAGGAGCAACGGGAGTAACAGGTGGCACGGGGGCAACTGGAGTCACGGGAGCCACGGGTGTCACAGGAGTAACGGGAGTCACTGGTGACGCAGGAGCAACGGGAGTAACAGGTGGCACGGGGGCAACTGGAGTAACAGGAGCAACAGGAGTCACGGGAGCCACGGGTGCAACAGGAGTAACAGGAGTAACAGGAGCAACAGGAGCCACGGGTGCAACAGGAGTAACAGGAGCAACAGGAGCCACGGGTGCAACAGGAGTAACAGGAGCAACAGGAGCCACGGGTGCAACAGGAGTAACAGGAGCAACAGGAGTCACGGGAGCCACGGGTGTCACAGGAGTAACAGGAGTAACAGGAGTAACAGGAGTAACAGGAGTAACAGGAGTAACAGGAGTAACAGGAGTAACAGGAGTAACAGGAGTAACAGGAGTAACAGGAGTAACAGGAGTAACAGGAGTAACAGGAGTAACAGGAGTAACAGGAGTAACAGGAGTAACAGGAGTAACAGGAGTAACAGGAGTAACAGGAGTAACAGGAGTAACAGGAGTAACAGGAGCAACAGGAGCACCTGGTGAAGGCCTGTCATCTTATGCTTATATTTTCAATACAGGTAGTCAGGTAGTAGCCGTAGAAACGGATATAATTTTCGATAGCAATGGAAATCTTAATAACATTACCCACACACCGAATACATCGCAGATTATGATTAATAACGCTGGCGACTATGCCATTTATTATATAGTAACTGCAGTAGAAAGTAATCAATTTACCTTGTATCAGAATGGCGCTCCTGTTGGTGGTAGCATTTATGGTTCTGGTGCTGGTACTCAACCTAATCCAGGCATGGTTATTATTACTGCTGCCGCTAACGATATACTAACTTTAAGAAATCATTCAAGTGCTGCTAGCGTTACTCTACAAACTAATGCAGGCGGATCACAAATAAATGCAAATGCGTCTATCCTTATTCTAAAAATAAGTTCCTAA
- a CDS encoding putative efflux protein, MATE family, whose protein sequence is MKNRNYSLWALSWPIFIELFLQFLLGAADTFMVSEISDDAVAVVGFSQQLFNALTVLFTVIASGAGILIAQKLGARKEEDARTISIIALKATVLIGAVLSVVLVVFPEPIARVLQMPESLLPLAGTYISIIGSSMVLAAIMSTLSAAIRNTGNTRGPMYTALGMNVVHIVLNYGFIYGAFGLPEWGLAGVALSTVVSRLLASALLFYMFIFAFERKIWWGDIKVWSRSLFAEIMRIGWPLGVYSGNWVFSQLVIFTFIGSLGAIELAARTYMNTLESFCFLIGFSIALATQIRVAHLFGAGRTREAYKDCYKGLWIGQGVVIANSLLIYFLGSQALGLFTSDPDILAICASLLGLNLLLQPGKMLNMTIADSLNAVGDTKFTMYVSTISMWGVSVGIAYYFSLGLGWGLTAIYCCMIADEYLRGIVCWLRWRSRKWASRAGSPDLAVSGQGGTAAEV, encoded by the coding sequence ATGAAAAATCGTAACTATTCGCTGTGGGCGCTTTCTTGGCCTATTTTCATCGAGCTGTTCCTGCAGTTCCTGCTGGGGGCAGCGGATACATTCATGGTCAGCGAAATATCCGACGATGCGGTCGCGGTCGTTGGCTTCTCACAACAACTTTTTAATGCGTTAACTGTGCTGTTCACGGTCATTGCGAGCGGTGCCGGAATCCTGATCGCGCAAAAACTCGGGGCACGCAAGGAAGAGGATGCGCGCACGATCAGCATCATCGCTCTGAAGGCTACGGTGTTAATCGGAGCTGTGCTCAGCGTTGTGTTGGTTGTGTTCCCAGAACCAATTGCCCGTGTGCTGCAAATGCCGGAATCGCTCCTGCCTCTGGCGGGTACGTATATTTCCATCATCGGCAGCAGCATGGTTCTCGCGGCGATTATGAGCACGCTCAGCGCAGCTATTCGCAACACCGGCAATACACGCGGTCCGATGTACACGGCGCTCGGTATGAACGTTGTTCATATCGTGCTCAATTACGGCTTTATCTATGGCGCGTTTGGGCTGCCGGAGTGGGGTCTGGCTGGAGTTGCTTTAAGCACAGTTGTCAGCCGTTTGCTGGCTAGCGCTTTGCTGTTTTACATGTTTATTTTCGCCTTCGAGCGGAAGATCTGGTGGGGGGACATCAAGGTGTGGAGCCGCAGTTTGTTTGCGGAGATCATGCGTATTGGTTGGCCGCTGGGCGTTTACTCGGGGAATTGGGTGTTCTCGCAGCTTGTCATCTTCACTTTCATTGGCTCGCTGGGAGCGATTGAGCTGGCGGCGCGGACGTATATGAACACGCTGGAATCGTTCTGCTTCCTGATCGGTTTCTCCATCGCTCTTGCTACGCAGATCAGGGTCGCGCATCTATTCGGTGCTGGACGAACCCGCGAGGCGTACAAGGACTGCTACAAAGGGTTATGGATCGGTCAAGGCGTTGTTATAGCCAATTCGCTGCTCATCTACTTCTTGGGCAGTCAGGCGCTCGGCCTGTTCACTTCAGATCCTGATATTCTGGCTATCTGCGCATCCCTGCTTGGATTGAATCTGTTGCTGCAGCCGGGCAAAATGCTCAATATGACGATCGCAGATTCTCTAAATGCGGTTGGCGATACTAAGTTTACGATGTATGTCTCCACGATTAGCATGTGGGGCGTATCGGTCGGCATCGCCTACTACTTTAGCCTAGGTCTCGGGTGGGGACTTACCGCTATTTATTGCTGCATGATTGCCGATGAATACTTGCGCGGCATCGTTTGTTGGCTGCGGTGGCGCAGCCGTAAGTGGGCTTCGCGTGCTGGGTCGCCGGATCTGGCTGTTTCGGGGCAAGGTGGGACGGCTGCGGAAGTGTAG
- a CDS encoding Helix-turn-helix domain-containing protein — protein sequence MKLLQFALPPLPYFIASGYEEHPPGMVHVDRCNIGLFDLLVVEEGELPITEGDRSYAVRPGQALILRPDAHHYGSAPLGSETICYWLHFKHDGYWTATDERLPLYRNQREEQAELMGTPAEREDMKKSGAAAAKKKAVTESSADHDWKMNVQMFSIQVPQYSNLVEPTKTFELLAQLTAMTKSGLVGGALWRQQILFQELLQQLSAAIDARSTSPSAACAALAAAYLRQNYREDISAKAMSESLNFHSVYIARCMQKEFGCSPKEYLLRYRIDQSKLLLLRTDYPVSHIAGEVGFNQAAYFASCFSKYEGISPRSYRQRFSQA from the coding sequence ATGAAGCTGCTGCAATTCGCGCTCCCTCCACTCCCCTACTTCATTGCGAGCGGTTATGAGGAACATCCTCCGGGCATGGTTCACGTTGATCGTTGCAACATCGGCCTGTTCGATCTGCTCGTTGTGGAGGAAGGCGAGCTGCCAATTACGGAAGGTGACCGCAGCTATGCCGTACGCCCAGGCCAGGCACTCATCCTGCGGCCGGATGCGCATCACTACGGCAGCGCCCCGCTTGGCTCGGAGACGATCTGTTACTGGCTTCATTTTAAGCATGACGGCTACTGGACCGCCACCGATGAGAGACTGCCTCTCTACCGCAATCAGCGGGAGGAACAGGCCGAGCTGATGGGGACTCCAGCGGAGAGGGAAGACATGAAGAAATCGGGGGCCGCTGCTGCCAAAAAGAAGGCCGTTACCGAGTCATCTGCCGATCATGACTGGAAAATGAACGTCCAGATGTTTTCCATACAGGTGCCCCAGTATTCCAATCTGGTCGAGCCGACCAAAACGTTCGAGCTGCTGGCGCAGCTCACGGCAATGACCAAAAGCGGCCTGGTCGGCGGCGCGCTATGGCGGCAGCAGATCCTGTTCCAGGAGCTGCTTCAGCAGCTGTCCGCGGCGATCGACGCCCGCTCCACCTCACCCTCGGCGGCCTGCGCCGCGCTGGCCGCAGCCTACCTGCGGCAGAACTACCGTGAAGACATCAGCGCCAAGGCGATGAGCGAGAGCCTGAACTTCCACTCTGTTTACATCGCCCGCTGCATGCAAAAGGAGTTCGGCTGCTCGCCCAAAGAGTACCTGCTCCGCTACCGCATCGACCAGTCGAAGCTGCTCCTGCTGCGCACCGATTACCCCGTCTCGCATATCGCGGGCGAGGTCGGCTTTAATCAGGCGGCGTATTTCGCCTCCTGCTTCTCCAAGTACGAGGGCATTTCGCCTCGGAGTTACCGGCAGCGCTTTTCACAAGCTTAA
- a CDS encoding translation initiation factor IF-3, translated as MAVLINEQIKAFEVDLTGLRGERLGVISREEALALAKQAGADLVCTSLMSSPPPCSLMAKGKGKAAAQKEASAARKAGGAAGGFGQAGVRSAGGLSIGAQDKAKELRFTAHIEEHDYDTKLRQADKHLRSGKPVQIVVKASGAKEGAAAKAVVERLLGDLKEVGVKETGIQSSGKGSQVRVNPK; from the coding sequence ATGGCGGTACTGATTAATGAGCAAATCAAAGCCTTCGAGGTAGATCTGACGGGTCTTAGGGGAGAGCGGCTAGGCGTCATTTCCCGTGAGGAAGCTTTGGCGCTGGCCAAGCAGGCAGGAGCAGACTTGGTCTGCACCTCGCTGATGAGCAGCCCTCCTCCCTGCAGCCTTATGGCGAAGGGCAAGGGCAAAGCAGCGGCGCAGAAGGAAGCGTCGGCGGCACGCAAAGCTGGAGGAGCAGCCGGCGGTTTCGGGCAAGCGGGAGTCCGCTCCGCAGGGGGCTTAAGCATAGGCGCTCAGGACAAAGCCAAGGAGCTGCGCTTCACCGCGCACATCGAGGAGCATGACTATGACACGAAGCTGCGCCAAGCGGACAAACATCTGCGTTCCGGCAAGCCGGTGCAGATCGTCGTAAAGGCGTCCGGAGCCAAGGAGGGCGCTGCGGCCAAGGCGGTAGTGGAGCGGCTGCTTGGCGATCTCAAGGAAGTCGGCGTTAAAGAGACCGGCATCCAGTCCAGCGGCAAGGGTTCGCAGGTTAGAGTTAATCCGAAGTGA
- a CDS encoding DNA-binding transcriptional regulator, MarR family: MSSCQTKDLLYMLIHLNKQLACRFEADVGLSPNRLELLCRLSREEEISQSELQKAVSIDPAAVTRHVQQMEAEGILVRTRSNEDNRITLVRLTEQGKDWIDNRSREKDQFMEKLQEQLSAEDRQELIRLLSSLARSMESVGSGRKTDEPIQK, from the coding sequence ATGTCATCCTGCCAGACGAAAGACCTGCTGTATATGTTGATTCATCTCAACAAACAGCTTGCTTGTAGATTTGAGGCTGATGTAGGTCTTAGTCCGAACCGACTGGAGCTGCTTTGTCGGCTGAGCCGGGAAGAAGAGATCAGTCAGTCCGAGCTTCAAAAGGCGGTATCCATCGATCCCGCCGCGGTTACTCGCCATGTGCAGCAGATGGAAGCGGAGGGCATACTGGTCCGCACCCGCTCGAATGAGGACAATCGAATTACACTTGTTCGTTTGACTGAGCAAGGCAAGGACTGGATCGACAACCGCTCGCGGGAGAAGGACCAGTTCATGGAAAAGCTTCAGGAACAATTGAGTGCGGAGGATCGGCAGGAGTTGATTCGTTTGCTCTCGTCGCTTGCACGTTCTATGGAATCAGTGGGCAGCGGTCGCAAGACCGATGAGCCAATTCAAAAATAA
- a CDS encoding DNA helicase-2 / ATP-dependent DNA helicase PcrA, translating into MSTIINANLPLPFKKPFGAVGRNLPFANLASGEGSSRLVPDSDRDSGFFRALEGSGLFLNGPQIEAVRHGDGPLLTLAGAGSGKTSVLTARTGYLIGVRGIDPRSVLLVTFSVKAAGEMKERIASLPGLPRGAAKQVTARTFHSFFLQLLRSQGYRQEILGNGPVAMIVLKGMLRELSLSDRLEPETALAALSEAKLSMRPLEELPEQSQADRELKRLLLRFEDWKEREGRMDFDDILLWSYRLLQERPGLLQSLQGRFRYIMIDEFQDTSLLQYELIRLMAGKQANLMAVGDDDQTIYGFNGARSEYILGFREAFPGARMVTLDTNYRSTASIVGLGNEIIRHNKARYPKTLKAVAKSRQVPLYIRPFSTDQEAASVTAHIRERVEEGARSWGDYAILYRTSSNSRAMFEQLVLSEIPFHLQDNGDLFYDQSAVKPLVDYMRLSVKRRDFAAMEGVLPSMYVNRAKGMAHIRAKDDPRPKKGPLIHLLTMEGLKDFQREAIQARITFIKGLKELKPAEAIRRMRKDFYDAWLDAEENGKGSGGRQGSGSGGFGARSGYGASGRGSAGNSYSEGSDTVFKETLREALDELESSALRFTDIPSFLAFVAKMAQRHAEMRALPPEAARDAVKLMTIHKSKGLEFPAVALIGASEGILPHSLALEADKLADYSVGAGAAADPAARKEAALEEERRLAYVAVTRAREELLISSPSLWRGRKIDVSRFLLDAFRPASPAAGGAPSSASAAAAPAARISGAAASAAGPAPGKPPGGAPPGGAAQPRAAGAATAARASGAATSSAGLISRPTIQPRRGGLSPSRPPHKNR; encoded by the coding sequence ATGAGCACTATTATAAATGCTAACCTACCGCTTCCATTCAAAAAACCGTTCGGCGCAGTCGGACGAAATCTCCCCTTTGCCAATCTTGCCTCCGGCGAGGGAAGCAGCCGCCTCGTGCCGGACTCTGACCGGGACAGCGGCTTTTTCCGCGCGCTGGAGGGCAGCGGGCTGTTTCTGAACGGCCCGCAGATCGAGGCGGTTCGTCATGGCGACGGCCCGCTTCTCACACTTGCTGGAGCCGGCTCAGGCAAAACAAGCGTGCTCACCGCACGCACAGGTTATCTAATCGGCGTGCGCGGCATCGATCCACGTTCCGTTCTGCTCGTCACCTTCTCGGTGAAGGCCGCCGGAGAGATGAAAGAGCGAATCGCTTCCCTGCCGGGCTTGCCACGTGGAGCAGCCAAGCAGGTTACGGCACGTACCTTCCATTCTTTTTTCTTGCAGCTGTTAAGGAGTCAGGGCTATCGGCAGGAAATTCTCGGCAACGGGCCGGTGGCGATGATCGTGCTGAAAGGCATGCTCCGCGAGCTGTCCTTGAGCGACCGGCTTGAGCCGGAGACGGCGCTGGCTGCTCTATCCGAGGCGAAGCTGAGCATGCGCCCGCTGGAAGAACTGCCGGAGCAGTCCCAGGCCGATCGGGAGCTCAAGCGGCTGCTGCTGCGTTTCGAGGATTGGAAAGAACGGGAAGGGCGAATGGACTTTGACGACATCCTGCTCTGGTCGTATCGGCTGCTACAGGAGCGGCCGGGGCTGCTGCAATCGCTGCAGGGACGTTTTCGCTACATTATGATCGACGAGTTTCAGGACACGAGCCTGCTGCAGTATGAGCTGATCCGCCTGATGGCGGGGAAACAGGCCAATCTGATGGCGGTTGGCGACGACGACCAGACGATTTATGGGTTCAACGGAGCGCGGAGCGAGTACATATTAGGATTTCGCGAAGCTTTTCCAGGGGCGCGGATGGTTACGCTGGACACGAACTACCGATCGACCGCCAGCATCGTGGGGCTTGGCAACGAGATCATCCGGCATAATAAAGCCCGCTATCCCAAGACACTCAAAGCAGTGGCCAAAAGCCGGCAAGTGCCGCTTTATATCCGCCCTTTTTCTACGGATCAGGAAGCTGCCTCGGTAACGGCGCATATCCGCGAACGAGTTGAGGAGGGCGCCCGCAGTTGGGGGGATTACGCCATCTTGTATCGCACCTCAAGCAACAGCCGGGCGATGTTCGAGCAGTTGGTGCTTTCGGAGATTCCTTTTCATCTGCAGGATAATGGAGATCTATTCTATGATCAGTCGGCGGTTAAGCCGCTGGTTGACTATATGCGTCTGTCCGTCAAGCGACGCGACTTCGCTGCGATGGAGGGCGTTCTGCCCTCGATGTATGTGAACCGCGCCAAGGGCATGGCTCATATTCGTGCCAAGGACGATCCTCGCCCCAAAAAGGGCCCCCTCATCCACCTGCTCACCATGGAGGGGCTGAAGGATTTTCAACGCGAAGCGATTCAGGCGAGGATCACCTTCATTAAAGGGCTCAAGGAGCTGAAGCCAGCCGAAGCGATTCGGCGCATGCGCAAGGATTTTTATGATGCATGGCTGGACGCAGAGGAAAACGGCAAAGGCTCGGGCGGCAGACAAGGAAGCGGTTCGGGCGGATTTGGCGCTAGATCGGGTTATGGCGCGTCAGGCCGTGGCTCTGCTGGCAACAGCTACAGCGAGGGAAGCGACACCGTCTTTAAGGAGACGTTGCGGGAGGCGCTCGACGAGTTGGAGTCCTCTGCGCTGCGGTTCACGGATATTCCGTCCTTCCTCGCCTTCGTCGCCAAAATGGCCCAGCGCCACGCCGAGATGCGTGCACTGCCGCCTGAAGCAGCCCGGGATGCCGTCAAGCTGATGACGATCCACAAGTCCAAGGGGCTGGAGTTTCCCGCCGTGGCGCTGATCGGCGCCTCCGAGGGCATCCTGCCCCACAGCCTCGCGCTGGAGGCGGACAAGCTCGCCGACTACAGCGTCGGAGCCGGTGCGGCGGCAGACCCCGCCGCCCGCAAAGAAGCGGCGCTCGAAGAGGAGCGCCGCCTGGCCTACGTCGCCGTTACACGGGCGCGTGAAGAACTGCTCATTAGCTCGCCGAGCCTATGGCGCGGCCGCAAAATCGACGTGTCGCGCTTTCTGCTCGACGCGTTCCGCCCGGCTTCGCCGGCAGCTGGCGGCGCGCCAAGCTCCGCCAGCGCCGCGGCTGCGCCAGCGGCCCGCATAAGCGGGGCCGCGGCGAGCGCCGCTGGGCCCGCGCCCGGCAAGCCGCCGGGCGGGGCGCCCCCTGGCGGCGCTGCGCAGCCTCGCGCCGCGGGCGCAGCAACTGCGGCCCGTGCAAGCGGGGCCGCAACATCCTCGGCCGGGCTCATCAGCCGCCCGACCATCCAACCACGGCGAGGTGGTCTATCACCTTCACGACCACCTCACAAAAACCGTTAA